One Gossypium hirsutum isolate 1008001.06 chromosome A11, Gossypium_hirsutum_v2.1, whole genome shotgun sequence genomic window carries:
- the LOC107911992 gene encoding methylesterase 10: MTHFVLVHGMCHGAWCWYKIVSLLKSGGHRVTPLDLGASGINPKTITDLASLSDYAEPLMALMASLPEDEKVILVGHSYGGVIISLAMESFPMKVLAAVYLTAFMPNHDSSIATGVAEYFRRVMAEPLMDFQLLFEDGSENPPTHALFGPKYMEAMVYQLSPKEDIELANTLLRQGKWFMKDLSKESLLSKEKFGSVDRVYIVCKDDLLIKESLQKWYIENSPTDDVKFIAGADHMPMFSKPQEVCKCLQEVAEKYN; the protein is encoded by the exons ATGACACACTTCGTTCTAGTTCATGGTATGTGTCATGGAGCTTGGTGTTGGTACAAGATTGTGTCGCTGCTCAAATCAGGCGGCCACCGTGTCACTCCCTTGGATCTTGGTGCCAGTGGAATCAACCCCAAGACCATCACTGACTTGGCTTCCTTGTCCGATTATGCGGAGCCATTAATGGCATTAATGGCCTCTTTGCCTGAAGACGAGAAAGTGATACTAGTGGGTCACAGTTACGGTGGGGTtatcatttccttagccatggaAAGCTTCCCCATGAAAGTATTGGCCGCTGTTTATCTCACAGCTTTTATGCCGAATCATGATTCTTCTATTGCGACTGGAGTAGCTGag TACTTCAGAAGGGTTATGGCGGAGCCGCTCATGGATTTCCAGTTATTGTTTGAAGATGGGTCGGAAAATCCACCAACTCATGCCTTATTTGGACCAAAATACATGGAGGCAATGGTTTATCAACTCTCACCAAAAGAG GATATAGAATTGGCCAACACGTTGCTGAGACAAGGAAAGTGGTTCATGAAAGATTTGTCCAAGGAATCTCTGCTATCAAAAGAGAAATTCGGATCTGTTGATCGGGTTTATATAGTTTGCAAAGATGATTTGCTGATAAAAGAAAGCTTGCAGAAATGGTACATCGAAAATAGCCCTACAGATGATGTGAAATTCATAGCTGGTGCCGATCATATGCCCATGTTTTCCAAACCCCAGGAGGTCTGCAAATGTCTCCAAGAAGTTGCTGAGAAGTATAACTGA